The Pedobacter roseus genome contains a region encoding:
- a CDS encoding DUF6882 domain-containing protein, whose amino-acid sequence MLRQLSFYIAILTMFFASCNNRSTSKKINLLDTVSFEQLSKISCEYLKKQQAYCEEKYRIGQYERWDYDQSTGKLIFSSKGIQKLIIDYEEVGSVSLKSNTWLWAWDNSYIEEKVKKDIIKVRGYGIKRGFESLLNAKWSADIVDGWDMAAISAYILKAKGVYRVPGRDNKLFSFMLFKKITVIDSLPQKEIVK is encoded by the coding sequence ATGCTAAGACAATTAAGTTTTTATATCGCAATACTTACAATGTTTTTTGCAAGTTGTAATAATAGATCTACTTCGAAAAAAATTAATCTCTTAGATACAGTTTCATTCGAACAGCTTTCCAAAATTTCATGCGAATATCTTAAAAAACAGCAAGCATATTGTGAAGAGAAATATAGAATTGGCCAATATGAAAGATGGGATTATGATCAGTCAACAGGTAAACTCATATTTAGTAGTAAGGGGATACAGAAACTTATTATTGACTATGAAGAGGTGGGGTCTGTTTCTTTAAAATCTAATACCTGGTTGTGGGCCTGGGATAATTCTTACATAGAAGAAAAAGTAAAAAAAGATATAATAAAAGTTAGAGGGTACGGTATTAAAAGAGGTTTTGAAAGTCTATTAAATGCTAAATGGTCTGCTGATATAGTAGATGGCTGGGATATGGCAGCAATTTCTGCATATATTTTAAAAGCTAAAGGTGTTTATAGAGTCCCGGGGCGGGATAATAAATTATTTTCATTTATGCTGTTCAAAAAGATTACAGTTATAGATTCTTTACCCCAAAAAGAAATTGTAAAATAA